From Deltaproteobacteria bacterium HGW-Deltaproteobacteria-18, the proteins below share one genomic window:
- a CDS encoding Lrp/AsnC family transcriptional regulator, protein MLDSTDIEILNILQENGKITNAELARQIGMAPSGVLERVKKLEQKGVIDKYEVRLNPKALGISLSTFIQIKTSDSVGSSEIGRKLAEIDEVQEVHWTAGEYNYLVKARVSSTETLAMLMKKFGEIPGVRDSRTTLVLDTLKETQALSLQFIECKNPRKSAK, encoded by the coding sequence ATGTTAGACAGCACAGATATCGAGATCCTGAACATCCTTCAAGAGAACGGAAAAATAACCAATGCCGAACTGGCTCGCCAGATCGGCATGGCCCCGTCCGGCGTGCTAGAGCGGGTCAAAAAGCTCGAGCAGAAGGGTGTCATCGATAAATACGAAGTCCGCCTGAACCCCAAGGCCCTGGGGATCTCCCTGTCGACATTCATCCAGATCAAGACCTCGGATTCGGTCGGCAGTTCCGAGATAGGCAGGAAGCTGGCCGAAATTGACGAGGTGCAGGAAGTGCATTGGACCGCCGGGGAGTACAACTATCTGGTCAAGGCCCGGGTCAGCAGTACGGAAACGCTGGCCATGCTCATGAAGAAGTTCGGGGAAATACCCGGAGTTCGAGACAGCCGGACCACCCTGGTGCTCGACACCCTGAAGGAAACCCAGGCCCTGTCCCTGCAGTTCATCGAGTGCAAGAACCCCAGGAAATCCGCTAAATAA
- a CDS encoding amidophosphoribosyltransferase, with product MKKEACGLFGIYGHPEAARMTYFGLYALQHRGQESAGIITWDGQTIREQRGMGLVADVFEERHLGHQLKGSVAMGHIRYSTTGASLIRNAQPFKVTYKGINLALAHNGNLVNTVSLREELENQGTIFQTTMDSEVIMHLVAKYMNGGTPEEAIAKACSRIQGSYSLLFMVDQKLIAVRDPWGFRPLSLGRVGDAYVLASETCAFDLLEAEYLRCLDPGEMLVIEDGRMMSHRYMEPAEKQSSCIFELIYFARPDSLVFDQEVYNARKSMGKILAQECPCDADFVMPFPDSGVYAAVGYAQESGLPFEACMIRNHYVGRTFIQPTQGMRDFSVRVKLNPVKSMIKGKRVVIVEDSIVRGTTIRTRVKQLRELGAKEIHMRVSCPPIRYPCYYGIDFSSKGELIAANHSVADIGRYLGLDSLHYITIGGLLKAVRGPENFCLACFNGAYPVLPDEGLGKLSLECC from the coding sequence ATGAAAAAGGAAGCCTGCGGATTATTTGGAATTTATGGCCATCCGGAAGCGGCGCGCATGACCTATTTCGGCCTTTATGCCTTGCAGCATCGTGGCCAGGAAAGTGCCGGCATCATCACCTGGGACGGGCAGACCATCCGCGAACAGCGTGGCATGGGTCTGGTCGCGGACGTGTTCGAGGAGCGTCATCTCGGGCATCAGCTCAAGGGAAGCGTGGCCATGGGTCACATCCGCTATTCCACCACCGGGGCTTCGCTGATCCGCAACGCGCAGCCGTTCAAGGTCACCTACAAGGGCATCAATCTGGCCCTGGCCCACAACGGCAATCTGGTCAACACCGTCTCGCTGCGTGAAGAACTGGAAAATCAGGGCACCATCTTTCAGACCACCATGGACAGCGAAGTGATCATGCATCTGGTGGCCAAATACATGAACGGCGGCACCCCCGAAGAGGCCATCGCCAAGGCTTGCAGCCGCATTCAGGGCTCCTACAGCCTGCTCTTCATGGTCGACCAGAAGCTTATCGCCGTGCGCGATCCATGGGGTTTTCGGCCCCTTTCCCTGGGTCGCGTCGGAGATGCCTACGTGCTGGCCTCCGAGACCTGCGCCTTTGATCTGCTGGAGGCCGAATACCTGCGTTGTCTGGACCCGGGCGAGATGCTGGTCATCGAAGACGGCCGGATGATGTCGCATCGCTACATGGAACCCGCCGAAAAGCAGAGCTCATGCATTTTCGAGCTCATCTATTTCGCGCGTCCCGATTCCCTGGTTTTCGACCAGGAAGTCTATAACGCCCGCAAGAGCATGGGCAAAATTCTGGCCCAGGAATGCCCGTGCGACGCCGATTTCGTCATGCCTTTCCCGGATTCGGGGGTGTATGCGGCCGTGGGCTACGCCCAGGAGTCGGGCCTGCCGTTCGAGGCCTGCATGATCAGAAACCATTATGTCGGCCGTACCTTCATTCAGCCGACCCAGGGCATGCGCGACTTTTCTGTTCGCGTTAAGCTCAATCCAGTGAAGTCCATGATCAAGGGCAAGCGCGTGGTCATTGTCGAGGACTCCATCGTACGCGGCACGACCATCCGTACCCGCGTCAAGCAGCTCCGCGAACTGGGCGCCAAGGAAATCCACATGCGCGTAAGCTGTCCTCCGATCCGCTATCCCTGCTACTACGGCATCGACTTTTCCTCCAAGGGCGAGCTCATCGCGGCCAACCATTCCGTGGCCGACATCGGGCGTTATCTGGGGCTCGACAGCCTGCACTACATCACCATCGGCGGACTGCTCAAAGCCGTTCGTGGGCCGGAAAACTTTTGTCTGGCCTGTTTCAACGGCGCCTATCCGGTCCTGCCTGACGAGGGCCTCGGCAAGCTCTCCCTGGAGTGCTGCTAA
- a CDS encoding penicillin-binding protein, producing MKVMKVFLVLIVLGAFLAAGGGIGLYYWAQEDLPGFTKLSDYSPALATTVRARDGRILGYFYREKRFLIPLSMMSPITVKAFLAAEDSGFYQHEGVDLPGIFRAAVKNVIAGGIVQGGSTITQQVIKSMLLTPERSYERKLKEVILAYRLEKYLSKDEILTIYLNQIYLGAKAYGVEAAAREYFGVNASQLTLAQAALLAGLPKAPSRYSPYGNPERARERQLYVLARLRDLGWIDRLQYEAAVNEPLVYGAQEDPSWKVGPYYLEEVRRQLVESYGEDMVYGGGLQVRTAMDMDHQVVADQALRTGLVETAKRHGWQGPVKHIDEGEYEDFLAARKAGESKPGAWMQVLVTGVEKAGAKVRFGSESGIVPVASMSWARVPNPKLAPEEAGKVSDARKVVKPGDVIWVSVEEISQDKPWKLQLEQEPKVEGALVSIDPRSGEVLALCGGYDFFRSQFNRATQALRQPGSAFKPIVYSAALDNGFTAASIVLDAPIVYQDGSGEMWKPENFEGIFYGPTLLRTALVKSRNLVTIRVAQQVGIQKIVERGKALGLTGIMEPNLSLALGSGQFTPLNLCQAYTAFPRGGTSIKPRLIESVVSPWGEQLFSATEEATEAISPETAYIISHLLQQVVQSGTGARAKVLGRPVAGKTGTTNEEQDAWFMGFSPYLLTGVWVGYDQIRPMGKYETGARAALPIWIDYRSKVEPGYPVQDFQVPPGIVMARVDARTGRLAGPGTAEAYMLPFVNGTEPLPSAGLDELDADPGSSNAGGESLLKQIF from the coding sequence ATGAAAGTTATGAAGGTATTTCTGGTGCTCATCGTGCTGGGCGCATTTCTTGCCGCGGGCGGGGGAATTGGCCTCTACTACTGGGCCCAGGAGGATCTGCCCGGGTTCACGAAGCTCAGCGACTATTCGCCGGCCCTGGCCACGACGGTCCGGGCCCGGGACGGACGGATTCTCGGTTATTTCTACCGTGAAAAGAGATTTCTCATTCCCCTGTCGATGATGAGCCCGATCACGGTCAAGGCCTTTCTGGCGGCCGAGGATTCCGGATTCTACCAGCACGAGGGCGTGGACCTGCCGGGAATTTTCCGGGCGGCCGTGAAGAACGTCATTGCCGGCGGCATCGTCCAGGGCGGCAGCACCATCACCCAGCAGGTCATCAAGTCCATGCTGCTCACGCCCGAGCGCAGCTACGAACGCAAGCTCAAGGAAGTCATCCTGGCCTATCGCCTGGAAAAATATCTGAGCAAGGATGAAATCCTGACGATCTATCTCAACCAGATCTATCTCGGCGCCAAGGCCTACGGAGTGGAAGCCGCCGCGCGGGAATATTTCGGAGTGAACGCCTCCCAGCTGACCCTTGCCCAGGCGGCCCTGCTGGCCGGGCTGCCCAAGGCTCCCTCGCGTTACTCGCCCTACGGCAACCCCGAGCGTGCCAGGGAGCGACAGCTCTATGTCCTGGCCCGGCTGAGGGACCTGGGCTGGATCGATCGCCTGCAATACGAAGCCGCCGTGAACGAACCCCTGGTCTACGGGGCGCAGGAAGATCCGTCCTGGAAAGTGGGGCCCTACTATCTTGAGGAAGTGCGGCGGCAGCTGGTCGAAAGCTATGGCGAAGACATGGTCTACGGCGGAGGGCTGCAGGTGCGCACCGCCATGGACATGGACCATCAGGTCGTTGCCGACCAGGCTCTGCGGACCGGTTTGGTTGAAACCGCCAAGCGTCACGGCTGGCAAGGGCCGGTCAAACATATCGACGAGGGCGAGTACGAGGATTTCCTGGCCGCCCGAAAGGCCGGTGAGTCCAAGCCCGGGGCCTGGATGCAGGTCCTGGTCACGGGCGTGGAAAAGGCCGGGGCAAAGGTGCGGTTCGGTTCCGAGTCGGGCATCGTTCCGGTGGCATCCATGAGCTGGGCCCGGGTGCCCAACCCCAAGCTGGCGCCGGAAGAGGCGGGCAAGGTCAGCGATGCGCGCAAGGTGGTCAAGCCCGGAGACGTGATCTGGGTTTCGGTGGAGGAGATTTCACAGGACAAGCCCTGGAAGCTTCAGCTCGAACAGGAGCCCAAGGTCGAAGGCGCGCTTGTATCCATTGATCCCCGGAGCGGGGAGGTGCTTGCGCTGTGCGGCGGTTACGATTTTTTCCGCAGCCAGTTCAACAGGGCGACCCAGGCCCTGCGCCAGCCCGGATCGGCCTTCAAGCCCATCGTCTATTCGGCGGCGCTGGATAACGGCTTCACCGCCGCCAGCATTGTCCTGGACGCGCCCATCGTCTATCAGGACGGAAGCGGGGAGATGTGGAAGCCCGAAAATTTCGAAGGTATTTTCTACGGGCCGACGCTACTGCGCACGGCCCTGGTCAAATCCCGTAACCTGGTCACCATCCGCGTGGCCCAGCAGGTGGGCATCCAGAAGATCGTCGAACGCGGCAAGGCCCTGGGGCTGACCGGAATCATGGAACCGAATCTTTCCCTGGCCCTGGGATCGGGACAGTTCACGCCGCTCAACCTGTGTCAGGCCTATACGGCGTTTCCCCGTGGCGGCACCAGCATCAAGCCCCGGCTGATCGAAAGCGTGGTCTCGCCTTGGGGCGAGCAGCTCTTTTCGGCCACCGAGGAAGCGACCGAGGCCATCTCCCCGGAAACCGCCTATATCATTTCACATCTGCTGCAGCAGGTCGTGCAGTCCGGGACGGGCGCGCGCGCCAAGGTTCTGGGACGGCCCGTGGCGGGCAAGACCGGCACCACCAACGAAGAGCAGGATGCCTGGTTCATGGGTTTCTCCCCCTATCTGCTGACCGGGGTCTGGGTGGGCTACGATCAGATCAGGCCCATGGGCAAGTACGAGACCGGCGCACGTGCCGCCCTGCCCATCTGGATCGATTATCGGAGCAAGGTCGAACCGGGTTACCCGGTGCAGGATTTTCAGGTACCTCCCGGCATCGTCATGGCCCGGGTGGATGCGCGCACGGGCCGACTGGCTGGTCCGGGCACGGCCGAAGCCTACATGCTGCCCTTCGTGAACGGCACGGAACCGCTGCCGAGTGCTGGCCTGGACGAGCTGGACGCCGATCCGGGCTCATCAAATGCGGGCGGGGAAAGTCTGCTCAAGCAGATTTTCTAG
- the carB gene encoding carbamoyl phosphate synthase large subunit (four CarB-CarA dimers form the carbamoyl phosphate synthetase holoenzyme that catalyzes the production of carbamoyl phosphate; CarB is responsible for the amidotransferase activity) has translation MPKRTDLKKIMLIGSGPIVIGQACEFDYSGTQALKALKEEGYEVILVNSNPATIMTDPNLADRTYIEPIEPETVARIIEKERPCALLPTLGGQTGLNTAVAVAENGVLEKYGVELIGASLPSIKKAESRQLFRKAMEKIGLKVPKSGIARTQDDVREWGDKLKFPIIVRPAYTLGGTGGGVAYNKEDLERIAQQGLAASLTSEVMLEESLLGWKEYELEVVRDKKDNCVIICSIENLDPMGVHTGDSVTVAPAQTLTDDEYQKMRDASLAIMREIGVETGGSNVQFALNPANGDMMIIEMNPRVSRSSALASKATGFPIAKIAAKLAIGYTLDELQNDITRETMAAFEPTIDYVVIKIPRFTFEKFPGAEDYLTTAMKSVGETMAIGRTFKEALQKGLRSLETGYPGLGKTFDGQLPDIEDTLAGLRKPNSRRLYQLRDALLSGISEEEIFAASAIDPWFIRQFKDIVDFEGVLKNVGLQGNLSVDNPDFVKVLRDAKAMGFSDRQLATIWKRGERDIRSLRKEAGIIPSYKLVDTCAAEFEAYTPYYYSTYETENEARVSDRRKVVILGGGPNRIGQGIEFDYCCVHASYALREMGIESIMVNSNPETVSTDYDTSDRLYFEPLTREDVLAIIEQEKPEGVIVQFGGQTPLNLAVPLLREGVPILGTTPDSIDRAEDRERFQALLKKLDLLQPNNGTAMSIEEAVIVAARIGYPVVVRPSYVLGGRAMDIVYDEKDLRTYFDKHVTVVPDHPILIDKFLENAIEIDVDAVSDGEDTYVAGIMEHIEEAGIHSGDSACVLPPHTVGKMWIQEIERQTKALAKELGVVGLMNIQFALKDEQVYILEVNPRASRTSPFVSKATGVPLAKLATRVMMGEKLADLKPWDLRKGGYYAVKEAVLPFNRFPGVDALLGPEMRSTGEVMGIDPSLGLAFMKAQLAAGQFLPASGCVFISVNDHDKSGIIVPAKTFQKLGFTIMSTRGTAAFLAEHGVECQVVNKVYEGRPNVIDHIKNGDIQLVINTSSGKRTKEDSSELRRTTVMYGLPYTTNLAAAKALAMAIKERSTCGLDVKCLQEYYKESGRDF, from the coding sequence ATGCCCAAGAGAACAGATCTCAAGAAGATAATGCTCATCGGCTCGGGCCCCATCGTCATCGGACAGGCCTGCGAGTTCGACTATTCCGGGACCCAGGCCTTGAAGGCCCTCAAAGAAGAGGGCTACGAGGTCATCCTGGTCAACTCCAACCCGGCGACGATCATGACCGATCCGAACCTGGCCGACCGGACCTACATCGAGCCCATCGAGCCCGAGACCGTGGCCCGCATCATTGAAAAGGAACGCCCCTGCGCCCTTCTTCCGACCCTTGGCGGCCAGACCGGCCTGAACACGGCGGTGGCCGTGGCCGAGAACGGGGTCCTGGAAAAGTACGGCGTGGAGCTGATCGGCGCATCCTTGCCGAGCATCAAGAAGGCCGAGAGCCGCCAGCTTTTCCGCAAGGCCATGGAGAAAATCGGCCTCAAGGTCCCAAAGAGCGGCATCGCCCGCACCCAGGATGATGTCCGCGAATGGGGCGACAAGCTCAAGTTTCCCATCATCGTCCGTCCGGCGTACACCCTCGGCGGCACCGGCGGCGGCGTGGCCTACAACAAGGAAGACCTGGAGCGCATCGCCCAGCAGGGCCTGGCGGCCAGTCTGACCTCCGAGGTCATGCTGGAGGAGTCGCTTCTGGGCTGGAAGGAGTATGAGCTCGAAGTCGTGCGCGACAAGAAGGACAACTGCGTCATCATCTGCTCCATCGAAAATCTGGATCCCATGGGCGTGCATACCGGCGATTCCGTGACCGTCGCCCCGGCCCAGACCCTGACCGATGACGAATACCAGAAGATGCGCGACGCTTCCCTGGCCATCATGCGCGAGATCGGCGTCGAGACCGGCGGTTCCAACGTGCAATTCGCGCTCAATCCGGCCAACGGCGACATGATGATCATCGAGATGAATCCGCGCGTGTCGCGGTCCTCGGCCCTGGCATCAAAGGCCACGGGCTTCCCCATCGCCAAGATCGCGGCCAAGCTGGCCATCGGGTACACCCTGGACGAACTCCAGAACGACATCACCCGCGAGACCATGGCCGCCTTCGAGCCGACCATCGACTATGTGGTCATCAAGATCCCCCGTTTCACCTTCGAGAAATTTCCCGGCGCCGAAGATTATCTGACCACGGCCATGAAGAGCGTGGGCGAGACCATGGCCATCGGGCGGACCTTCAAGGAAGCGCTGCAGAAGGGTCTGCGTTCCCTGGAAACGGGTTACCCCGGACTGGGCAAGACCTTCGACGGGCAGCTGCCCGACATCGAGGACACCCTGGCCGGACTGCGCAAGCCCAATTCCCGCCGCCTCTATCAGCTGCGCGACGCGTTGCTGTCCGGAATCTCCGAGGAGGAGATATTCGCGGCCTCGGCCATCGACCCCTGGTTCATCCGTCAGTTCAAGGACATCGTCGATTTTGAGGGCGTGCTCAAAAACGTCGGCCTGCAAGGGAATCTGTCCGTGGACAATCCCGATTTCGTGAAGGTGCTGCGCGACGCAAAGGCCATGGGCTTCTCGGACCGGCAGTTGGCCACGATCTGGAAGCGCGGCGAGCGCGATATCCGGTCCCTGCGCAAGGAAGCGGGGATCATTCCCTCCTACAAGCTGGTCGACACCTGCGCCGCCGAATTCGAGGCCTACACTCCCTACTATTATTCGACCTACGAAACCGAAAACGAGGCCCGCGTCTCGGACAGGCGCAAGGTGGTCATTCTAGGCGGCGGCCCCAACCGCATCGGCCAGGGCATCGAGTTCGACTACTGCTGCGTGCATGCTTCCTACGCTCTGCGCGAAATGGGCATCGAGTCCATCATGGTCAACTCCAATCCCGAGACTGTCTCCACCGACTACGATACCTCGGACCGCCTCTATTTCGAGCCCCTGACCCGGGAGGACGTGCTGGCCATCATCGAGCAGGAAAAGCCCGAGGGCGTCATCGTGCAGTTCGGCGGACAGACTCCGCTCAATCTGGCCGTGCCGCTCCTGCGCGAGGGCGTGCCTATCCTCGGCACCACGCCCGATTCCATCGACCGCGCCGAAGACCGCGAGCGTTTTCAGGCCCTGCTCAAGAAGCTCGACCTTCTGCAGCCCAACAACGGCACTGCCATGAGCATCGAAGAGGCCGTGATCGTGGCCGCCCGCATCGGCTATCCGGTGGTGGTCCGCCCTTCCTACGTGCTGGGCGGACGGGCCATGGACATCGTCTACGATGAAAAGGACCTGCGCACCTATTTTGACAAGCACGTCACCGTCGTGCCGGATCATCCCATCCTCATCGACAAGTTCCTGGAGAACGCCATCGAGATCGATGTCGACGCCGTCAGTGACGGTGAGGACACCTATGTGGCCGGGATCATGGAGCACATCGAAGAGGCGGGCATTCATTCCGGCGATTCTGCCTGCGTGCTGCCCCCGCACACCGTGGGCAAGATGTGGATTCAGGAGATCGAGCGCCAGACCAAGGCCCTGGCCAAGGAGCTGGGTGTGGTCGGCCTCATGAACATTCAGTTCGCGTTGAAGGACGAACAGGTCTACATACTGGAAGTGAACCCCCGCGCCTCGCGCACCTCCCCCTTTGTTTCCAAGGCCACGGGCGTGCCCCTGGCCAAGCTGGCCACGCGGGTCATGATGGGCGAGAAGCTTGCCGATCTGAAGCCCTGGGACCTGCGCAAGGGCGGCTATTATGCGGTCAAGGAGGCGGTCCTGCCGTTCAACCGCTTCCCCGGCGTTGACGCCCTGCTCGGGCCGGAGATGCGCTCCACCGGAGAAGTCATGGGCATCGACCCGTCCCTCGGACTGGCCTTCATGAAGGCCCAGCTCGCGGCCGGGCAGTTTCTGCCGGCGTCCGGATGCGTGTTCATTTCCGTCAACGATCATGACAAGAGCGGGATCATCGTGCCTGCCAAGACCTTCCAGAAGCTTGGCTTCACCATCATGTCCACTCGCGGCACGGCGGCGTTTCTGGCCGAACACGGGGTCGAGTGCCAGGTGGTGAACAAGGTCTACGAAGGGCGGCCCAACGTCATCGACCACATCAAGAACGGAGACATCCAGCTGGTCATCAATACATCTTCGGGCAAGCGCACCAAGGAGGACTCCTCGGAGCTCAGGCGGACCACGGTCATGTACGGCCTGCCCTACACGACCAATCTGGCCGCAGCCAAGGCGCTGGCCATGGCTATCAAGGAGCGCAGCACCTGCGGGCTCGACGTGAAATGCCTGCAGGAATATTACAAGGAATCTGGCCGGGATTTCTAA
- a CDS encoding KpsF/GutQ family sugar-phosphate isomerase, protein MAGAGTQTDWLAKAREVLDIEVSGLIAVRDRLDDSFVRALEIMAGCSGRVVITGLGKSGLVGRKIAATLSSTGTPSFFLHPVEGAHGDLGMIRHEDVIVAISNSGETDELNNILPSLKSLAGHVISLTGGTQSTMARLSDVVIDTSVPCEACPLGLAPTSSTTAALAVGDALAVCLIDWKSFALDDFRRFHPGGALGQRLTRKVEELMRSSQLPVVPSGASLEQALAVLNAGGLGCVCVLDGEGHLLGLLTDGDVRRLVCANRLVMDAVVNSVMTASPLRATCGQKAAEVLDIMESRAITVLPVVASDQTLTGMVHMHDVLGQGRVKFSRS, encoded by the coding sequence ATGGCGGGGGCAGGCACGCAGACAGACTGGCTGGCCAAGGCTCGGGAGGTGCTCGATATCGAGGTCAGCGGCCTGATCGCTGTTCGTGATCGTCTGGACGACTCTTTTGTGCGCGCCCTTGAGATCATGGCCGGCTGTTCGGGTCGGGTGGTCATCACTGGACTCGGCAAGTCCGGGCTGGTCGGCCGCAAGATCGCCGCGACCCTGAGCAGCACCGGCACCCCGTCCTTTTTTCTGCATCCGGTGGAAGGCGCTCACGGAGATCTGGGCATGATCCGTCATGAAGACGTCATCGTGGCCATCTCCAATTCCGGCGAGACCGACGAGTTGAACAACATCCTGCCCAGCCTCAAGAGCCTGGCCGGGCATGTCATCTCCCTGACCGGAGGAACACAATCGACCATGGCCCGGTTGTCCGACGTGGTCATCGACACCTCGGTACCGTGCGAGGCCTGCCCGCTAGGGCTTGCCCCTACGTCCAGCACCACGGCCGCTCTGGCCGTTGGAGACGCCCTGGCGGTTTGCCTTATCGACTGGAAGTCCTTTGCCCTGGATGATTTTCGCCGTTTTCATCCCGGGGGAGCCCTGGGTCAGCGCCTGACCAGAAAGGTCGAAGAACTGATGCGTTCCTCCCAGCTGCCCGTGGTGCCCAGCGGGGCGTCCCTGGAGCAGGCCCTCGCCGTGCTCAATGCGGGCGGTCTGGGCTGCGTGTGCGTGCTGGACGGAGAGGGACATCTGCTGGGCCTTTTGACCGACGGCGACGTGCGCCGCCTCGTCTGCGCCAATCGGCTCGTCATGGACGCAGTGGTGAACTCGGTCATGACCGCTTCGCCCTTGCGCGCCACTTGCGGACAGAAAGCCGCCGAAGTGCTCGACATCATGGAGTCCCGGGCCATCACCGTGTTGCCCGTGGTCGCCTCCGACCAGACCCTGACAGGCATGGTGCACATGCACGATGTGCTGGGTCAGGGCCGAGTCAAGTTTTCACGTTCCTGA